The proteins below are encoded in one region of Aequorivita iocasae:
- a CDS encoding RNA polymerase sigma factor, which translates to MKIEELIKQCIKNDRAAQNELFRKYKDTLYFTSLKYCRNEADAEDNLHDAFITIFQNIKTYKNKGSFEGWMKRITIYKAIDKYKTKKLLNVEIKDDILEDEVIVEYEENLSLDQLLTLIQNLPDQYRLVFNLYQMDGFSHKEIASLLNISEGTSKSNYHRAKLILRDKIIALSEAINPKIF; encoded by the coding sequence TTGAAAATAGAAGAATTAATAAAACAATGCATTAAAAATGACCGGGCAGCACAAAACGAGCTGTTCCGGAAGTATAAAGACACCCTTTATTTTACCTCTCTGAAATATTGCAGAAACGAAGCCGATGCCGAAGACAACCTACACGATGCTTTTATAACCATATTTCAGAATATAAAAACATACAAAAACAAGGGTTCTTTTGAAGGTTGGATGAAGCGGATAACCATTTATAAAGCGATTGACAAATACAAAACCAAAAAGCTGCTAAATGTTGAAATTAAAGATGATATACTGGAAGATGAAGTGATAGTTGAATATGAAGAAAATCTCTCACTGGACCAACTTTTGACGCTTATCCAGAATTTGCCGGATCAGTACAGGCTCGTGTTCAACCTTTATCAAATGGATGGATTTTCACACAAAGAAATTGCTTCACTTTTAAATATTTCTGAAGGGACTTCAAAATCAAACTATCATCGGGCAAAACTTATTTTACGTGATAAAATCATTGCTTTAAGCGAGGCTATTAACCCAAAAATATTTTGA
- a CDS encoding sigma-70 family RNA polymerase sigma factor, with product MRQLKITKQVTNRETASLDKYLQEIGKVDLITADEEVELAQRIKAGDQRALEKLTKANLRFVVSVAKQYQNQGLTLPDLINEGNLGLIKAAQRFDETRGFKFISYAVWWIRQSILQALAEQSRIVRLPLNKIGSINKINKMYAYLEQANERPPSAEEIAKELDMTINDVKESMKNSGRHVSMDAPLVEGEDSNLYDVLRSGESPNPDRSLLHESLRTEIERALETLTPREADVIRLYFGLGDQHPMTLEEIGETFDLTRERVRQIKEKAIRRLKHTSRSKILMTYLG from the coding sequence ATGAGACAACTTAAAATTACAAAGCAGGTAACCAATAGGGAAACTGCTTCATTAGACAAGTATCTTCAAGAAATTGGAAAAGTTGACTTAATCACCGCAGACGAAGAAGTAGAATTGGCACAGCGCATAAAAGCGGGTGACCAGCGCGCTTTGGAAAAATTGACCAAAGCAAACCTTCGTTTCGTAGTTTCGGTGGCAAAGCAATACCAAAACCAAGGACTTACCCTTCCAGACCTTATTAATGAAGGAAATCTTGGCCTTATTAAAGCCGCACAACGTTTTGATGAAACCCGTGGTTTTAAATTTATTTCATATGCCGTATGGTGGATTCGTCAATCTATTTTACAGGCATTGGCAGAGCAATCGCGTATTGTGCGATTGCCGTTGAACAAAATTGGAAGCATCAACAAGATAAACAAAATGTATGCTTATCTTGAACAAGCCAATGAGCGCCCACCTTCCGCTGAGGAAATCGCGAAAGAGCTGGATATGACCATAAACGATGTAAAAGAGTCCATGAAAAACTCCGGCCGTCACGTATCCATGGACGCACCACTCGTTGAAGGAGAAGACAGTAACCTTTACGACGTTTTGCGTAGCGGTGAGAGTCCAAACCCAGATCGTTCCTTATTGCACGAATCACTTCGAACCGAAATTGAACGTGCTTTGGAAACGTTAACTCCCAGAGAGGCTGATGTTATAAGATTATATTTTGGGCTTGGTGATCAGCACCCAATGACTTTGGAAGAAATAGGCGAAACCTTTGATCTTACCCGTGAACGTGTACGCCAAATTAAAGAAAAAGCGATTCGCAGATTGAAGCACACTTCACGCAGCAAAATATTGATGACTTATTTGGGATAA
- a CDS encoding BLUF domain-containing protein, whose amino-acid sequence MNDLRLITGGFFYLYSSMEHTICYLSKQAETLENPELEKLFEFIVNMNPSLDITGALLYNNNFFLQVLEGSKNTVKELFSKIRKDKRHTDVLMIFDQQIENRIFQNYEANFSILKTESDIKSLNTYLSNYDFENKYPKNIKSLIEPFLL is encoded by the coding sequence ATGAATGACCTCCGGCTGATTACCGGAGGTTTTTTCTATCTTTACAGCAGCATGGAACATACAATCTGTTATTTGAGCAAGCAAGCCGAAACCCTGGAAAATCCAGAGTTAGAAAAATTGTTTGAATTTATTGTAAATATGAATCCATCGTTGGATATAACTGGAGCGCTTCTTTACAACAATAATTTCTTTCTTCAAGTATTGGAAGGCAGTAAAAACACCGTGAAAGAATTATTTTCAAAAATCAGAAAGGACAAAAGGCACACAGATGTTCTGATGATATTTGATCAACAAATTGAAAATAGAATTTTTCAAAATTACGAAGCAAACTTCAGCATACTAAAAACCGAATCAGACATTAAAAGTTTGAATACTTATCTTTCCAATTATGATTTTGAAAACAAATATCCCAAAAACATAAAATCACTTATCGAACCTTTTTTACTTTAA
- the rpe gene encoding ribulose-phosphate 3-epimerase, which produces MKHTIIAPSILAADFANLQRDIEMVNNSEADWFHLDVMDGVFVPNISFGMPVIKSIAAHAKKPLDVHLMIIDPDRYIKTFADLGANTLTVHYEACTHLHRSLQAIKSEGMQAGVAINPHTNVSFLEDTIKDIDLVCMMSVNPGFGGQSFIENTYKKIKQLRKIIDANDASTKIEIDGGVTNKNAKQLVDEGADVLVAGSYVFGASNPSQTISELKDLLK; this is translated from the coding sequence ATGAAACATACAATTATAGCCCCATCCATACTTGCGGCAGATTTTGCAAATCTTCAGCGCGATATTGAAATGGTTAATAACAGTGAAGCGGACTGGTTTCACCTTGACGTAATGGATGGTGTTTTTGTGCCGAATATTTCCTTCGGAATGCCCGTTATAAAAAGTATTGCCGCACACGCTAAAAAACCATTGGATGTTCACCTAATGATTATTGATCCTGATCGTTACATAAAGACTTTTGCAGACTTGGGTGCTAACACCCTTACCGTCCATTATGAAGCCTGCACGCACCTCCACCGTTCGCTACAGGCTATAAAATCTGAAGGTATGCAAGCTGGAGTTGCCATTAATCCCCACACCAATGTCTCATTTTTAGAAGACACCATCAAGGACATTGATTTGGTGTGTATGATGAGCGTGAATCCTGGTTTTGGGGGACAGAGCTTTATTGAAAACACCTATAAAAAAATAAAGCAACTCCGAAAAATTATTGACGCCAATGACGCTTCAACCAAAATTGAAATAGACGGGGGCGTAACTAATAAAAATGCAAAACAATTGGTTGATGAAGGCGCAGATGTTTTGGTAGCAGGCAGTTATGTATTTGGCGCGAGCAATCCTTCACAAACTATTTCTGAGTTAAAGGATCTCTTAAAATAA
- a CDS encoding YpdA family putative bacillithiol disulfide reductase — MSIDKSAKDVLIIGAGPIGIACALACKKKGLDYVVVEKGALTNSIFNYPLNMTFFSTSEKLEIDNIPFISNNPKPNRNEALEYYRRVATSNNLNINLYEEVISPKKEDEYFKIISAKNTYIAKNVIISTGFYDIPKTINVPGEELPKLMHYYKEAHPFVMQKVVVVGASNSAVDAALEIWRKGGEVTMVVRGDGIGERVKYWVKPDIENRIKEGSIKAYFNAEIEKITKSEVFIKTSKGSIRLENDFVLALTGYKPNFSFLKQLGIKLSDDGNYFPSYNPETMESNIPGLYLAGVICGGMETHKWFIENSRIHAKIILKDISKKLNSSQN, encoded by the coding sequence ATGTCTATTGATAAATCTGCAAAAGATGTTCTAATTATTGGCGCGGGGCCCATAGGCATTGCATGTGCCCTTGCATGCAAAAAGAAAGGCTTGGACTATGTTGTGGTAGAGAAAGGCGCGCTAACCAATTCAATTTTTAATTATCCTTTAAATATGACTTTTTTTTCCACTTCGGAAAAATTAGAAATTGACAACATCCCTTTTATAAGCAACAACCCAAAGCCTAACAGAAATGAGGCTCTGGAATATTATCGAAGAGTTGCTACTTCAAACAACCTTAACATAAACCTGTACGAAGAAGTTATTTCTCCCAAAAAGGAAGATGAATATTTCAAAATTATTTCTGCTAAAAACACATATATTGCTAAAAACGTTATCATTAGCACTGGTTTTTATGATATTCCAAAAACGATAAATGTTCCGGGAGAAGAATTGCCAAAACTGATGCATTACTACAAAGAAGCACATCCTTTTGTAATGCAAAAAGTAGTGGTGGTAGGGGCTAGCAACTCTGCTGTTGATGCGGCTTTGGAAATATGGCGAAAAGGTGGCGAGGTAACAATGGTGGTAAGAGGTGATGGAATAGGCGAACGTGTAAAATATTGGGTGAAACCCGATATTGAAAATCGTATTAAAGAAGGTAGCATTAAAGCATATTTTAATGCTGAAATTGAAAAAATTACAAAATCAGAAGTTTTTATAAAGACTTCAAAAGGCTCAATCAGATTAGAAAATGACTTCGTATTGGCCCTAACAGGTTATAAACCAAATTTTTCCTTTTTAAAACAATTGGGCATTAAGCTTTCTGATGATGGAAACTACTTTCCATCTTACAATCCTGAAACAATGGAAAGTAATATACCAGGACTTTATCTGGCTGGAGTAATTTGCGGTGGAATGGAAACCCACAAATGGTTTATTGAGAATTCCAGAATACACGCTAAAATAATTCTTAAGGATATTTCTAAAAAACTTAATAGTTCGCAAAATTAA
- a CDS encoding zinc-dependent peptidase, which translates to MLHFLKPEAYAPWLAPYAYAIVILGFTFFLFRVFENWFAAHFDKPLFRHYFVFKKLSNSQLTILKNEFAFYGKLSEKHKKQFQHRVAQFISEKKFVGRSDLIITEQMKVLIAAVGCMLSFGRKNYSYSLIDFILIYPAEFFSTVNKNYHKGEFNPREKALVLSWKDFEQGFAISNDNLNVGIHEFMHAMQLEAKRSRDLDSIRFTKQFQNILKQLTRQEVKDQLDKTEYFRTYAFTNQYEFMAVLAEYFFESPEDFKHIFPKIYSYTKKLLNFNFANY; encoded by the coding sequence ATGTTGCATTTTCTTAAACCTGAAGCTTACGCTCCTTGGCTAGCCCCTTATGCATATGCAATAGTAATACTGGGATTTACCTTTTTTCTATTTAGAGTTTTTGAGAATTGGTTTGCAGCCCATTTTGACAAACCGCTTTTCAGACACTATTTTGTCTTTAAAAAACTTTCAAATTCACAATTGACAATACTTAAAAATGAATTTGCTTTTTACGGAAAGCTCTCAGAAAAACACAAAAAGCAATTCCAACACAGAGTAGCACAATTCATTTCTGAAAAAAAATTCGTTGGAAGAAGTGATTTGATTATTACTGAACAAATGAAAGTTTTGATTGCTGCAGTAGGTTGCATGCTCAGTTTCGGAAGGAAAAATTATTCTTATTCTTTAATTGATTTCATCCTTATCTATCCCGCTGAATTTTTCAGTACAGTAAATAAAAACTACCACAAAGGAGAATTTAACCCTAGAGAAAAGGCTTTGGTACTCTCATGGAAAGATTTTGAGCAGGGTTTTGCAATAAGTAATGATAATTTGAATGTGGGAATTCATGAATTTATGCATGCTATGCAACTAGAGGCCAAAAGAAGTCGTGATTTGGATTCTATACGGTTTACGAAACAATTTCAAAATATATTGAAACAATTAACCCGGCAAGAGGTAAAAGACCAATTAGACAAGACAGAATACTTTCGCACCTATGCTTTTACCAATCAATATGAATTTATGGCCGTCCTGGCCGAATATTTTTTTGAGTCACCCGAAGATTTTAAACATATTTTCCCAAAAATATATAGCTATACAAAAAAACTGCTCAATTTTAATTTTGCGAACTATTAA
- a CDS encoding SusD/RagB family nutrient-binding outer membrane lipoprotein, translated as MKKLILILTAAVFAVSCSDNLEDLNQNIKDPTAVSGESLFASAQKQLADQIVTPNVNLNNLRLWTQQLQETTYTDESQYDQITRAIPDNHWREMYRDVLKDLKEAARVIEDTDNDLTNNLKPNKLAIIEVLSVYAYSNLVETYGDIPYSEALDIDNLLPAYDDGLTVYKDLLSRLNAAIGNMNTSVGSFDSSTDLIYGGDVAHWKKFANSLKLRMGITLADVDAGLSQSTVQSAFSSGVFTSNADNGSYQYSGAAPNNNPMNDNLVLSGRNDYVAAVTIIDIMNDLEDPRRASYFTDVDGEYIGGQIGEISSYPDFSHVADRLVDPSAPGVLLSYVEVRFLLAEAAARGYSVGGDAETHYNAAITASFDYWNAPNVADYLAMPQVDYTSALASSISSPAWKQVIGVQAYLGLYNRTFASYLSIRRLDYPILAQPTDAVSGFPTRYTYPVVEQTLNGANYEAASSAIGGDAPETQLFWDKFYTFDF; from the coding sequence ATGAAGAAACTGATTTTAATTTTAACAGCGGCCGTATTTGCCGTGTCGTGTTCAGATAACCTTGAGGACCTGAACCAAAATATAAAAGACCCTACTGCGGTTAGCGGTGAGAGTTTGTTCGCTTCTGCACAAAAGCAACTTGCGGATCAAATTGTTACTCCGAACGTAAACCTTAATAACTTACGTTTATGGACCCAGCAATTGCAGGAAACTACTTATACTGATGAAAGTCAGTATGATCAAATTACCCGTGCAATTCCTGATAACCACTGGAGAGAGATGTATAGAGATGTTCTAAAAGATCTTAAAGAAGCAGCAAGAGTTATTGAGGATACAGACAATGATCTTACCAATAACCTAAAGCCTAACAAATTAGCAATTATAGAAGTGCTGTCAGTTTATGCTTATAGTAATTTGGTTGAAACTTATGGGGATATTCCTTACTCTGAAGCATTGGATATTGACAACTTATTGCCAGCCTATGATGATGGTTTAACTGTTTATAAAGATTTACTTTCTCGTTTAAATGCTGCTATTGGCAACATGAATACATCAGTAGGTAGCTTTGACAGTTCAACAGATCTTATTTATGGTGGAGATGTTGCACATTGGAAGAAATTTGCTAATTCGTTAAAATTGAGAATGGGTATCACACTTGCCGATGTGGATGCAGGTTTATCCCAATCTACTGTACAATCTGCTTTTTCTAGTGGCGTATTTACTAGTAATGCCGATAATGGTAGTTACCAATATTCTGGTGCCGCTCCGAACAATAACCCAATGAACGATAATTTAGTTCTTAGTGGTCGTAACGATTATGTTGCTGCGGTTACGATAATTGACATTATGAATGATTTAGAGGATCCAAGGAGAGCCTCTTATTTTACCGATGTTGATGGTGAATATATTGGTGGCCAAATAGGAGAAATATCTTCTTATCCTGATTTTTCACATGTTGCTGACCGTTTGGTGGATCCTTCCGCTCCAGGTGTTTTGCTTTCATATGTAGAAGTTAGATTCTTATTAGCTGAAGCTGCCGCAAGAGGATATTCAGTAGGTGGTGATGCCGAAACGCATTATAACGCTGCCATTACAGCTTCTTTCGATTATTGGAATGCTCCTAACGTAGCAGATTATTTAGCTATGCCTCAAGTTGATTATACATCTGCTTTGGCAAGTAGTATTTCCTCTCCAGCATGGAAACAAGTAATTGGTGTTCAAGCTTATTTAGGACTTTATAACAGAACCTTTGCAAGCTACTTATCAATACGTCGTTTGGACTATCCAATCTTAGCACAACCAACTGATGCTGTTTCTGGTTTCCCTACACGTTACACCTATCCAGTTGTTGAACAAACACTAAATGGTGCTAACTACGAGGCTGCTTCTAGCGCAATTGGTGGAGATGCTCCAGAGACTCAACTTTTCTGGGACAAATTTTACACTTTTGATTTCTAA